One genomic segment of Myxocyprinus asiaticus isolate MX2 ecotype Aquarium Trade chromosome 14, UBuf_Myxa_2, whole genome shotgun sequence includes these proteins:
- the LOC127451594 gene encoding synaptogyrin-1-like isoform X2 — protein MEQAYGAGKAGGTFDPITFFQQPQTVLRIVSWIFSIVIFGCIANEGYMNRPNEEEEHCIFNRNQNACNYGVGMGALTFLCCAAFMALDVYFPQITSVKDRKKAVLADIGVSAFWSFIWFVGFCFLANQWQVAKPEDNLLKEGGDAARAAITFSFFSIFTWGVLTLLAVERLKRVSFEEEYNKLFTNQTPPPFV, from the exons ATGGAGCAGGCATACGGGGCTGGCAAGGCTGGCGGCACCTTCGATCCAATTACGTTCTTTCAGCAACCGCAGACTGTTCTTCGAATAGTGTCATGG ATCTTCTCCATCGTGATCTTTGGATGCATTGCTAACGAGGGCTACATGAACCGTCCAAACGAGGAGGAGGAGCACTGCATCTTTAACAGGAACCAGAATGCTTGTAACTATGGTGTGGGGATGGGTGCGCTGACCTTCCTCTGCTGTGCCGCGTTTATGGCACTGGATGTCTACTTTCCTCAAATAACCAGCGTCAAAGACCGCAAGAAGGCTGTGTTGGCTGATATCGGTGTTTCAG CATTCTGGTCTTTCATTTGGTTTGTGGGATTCTGTTTCCTGGCCAATCAGTGGCAGGTGGCCAAACCAGAGGATAACCTGCTCAAAGAGGGCGGAGACGCAGCCAGAGCGGCCATCACCTTCTCCTTCTTCTCCATATTCACTTGG GGTGTTCTTACTCTGCTGGCAGTGGAGCGGCTAAAGAGAGTCTCATTTGAAGAGGAATACAACAAACTGTTCACCAATCAAACGCCACCTCCATTTGTTTAG